Proteins found in one Brachyspira murdochii DSM 12563 genomic segment:
- a CDS encoding DUF262 domain-containing protein produces MLLEETFKTVKKLLENKKTIKIPNYQRSYSWDEEQIRQFLYDIEEYAEKESHYYVGHFLFEERNGNFYIIDGQQRLTTIVLLIFSIYNMLDDNEDLKNIYNFISKKFSTVSYDNNFFKGIIKGEIKLNKKSKSFETLSQKRIYNACKIFNNALKKQDKNYISNIFNIIMKASCTEHIINKQEEAVQMFIYENNRGKRPTNLDILKSLFMHTIYLNSDKVEKDIKKITNQFKEIFTNIAKIEDILSEDNFLEVTIKTFFNDLKYRGIDDISKYLEENNNDNIPNKIISLRDDENTQKYNIGNKIDFINDFVEELVNNGKYLSNFKDDSKFFYIHSIISLGISVDIYPFIVFLYKENIDKESKKNFIEILENLLIRNRVITTRKRLSIELNKRYWSLLDDSYNFIEDINKQFETADFTWSNNELIKFLDAEIYHHPTAKFLLWKYENYLLKKDNIRYDDKRMKKITLEHILPIEKPNIENHYYGYYDGRKHFKSVYEYETNELYMLQRCLGNYLLLKEGINKAASNSDFKTKLEYYNNQNDNIKLEQQKEIIDNYFNKKTNELKSNWDKNAIEKRRDKIIKAIKKIYKIK; encoded by the coding sequence ATGTTATTAGAAGAAACATTTAAAACAGTCAAGAAATTATTAGAAAATAAAAAAACAATAAAAATACCAAATTATCAAAGATCCTATTCTTGGGACGAAGAACAAATACGTCAGTTTTTGTATGATATAGAAGAATATGCTGAAAAAGAAAGTCATTATTATGTAGGGCATTTTTTATTTGAAGAAAGAAATGGTAATTTTTATATTATAGATGGTCAGCAAAGACTTACTACTATAGTTCTATTAATATTTAGTATTTATAATATGCTTGATGATAATGAAGATTTAAAAAATATATATAACTTTATATCAAAAAAATTTTCAACAGTTTCTTATGATAATAATTTTTTTAAAGGAATAATAAAAGGAGAAATTAAGCTAAATAAAAAATCTAAATCTTTTGAAACTCTATCACAAAAACGTATATATAATGCTTGCAAAATATTTAATAATGCTTTAAAAAAACAGGATAAAAATTATATAAGCAATATATTTAATATTATTATGAAAGCTTCATGTACTGAACATATTATTAATAAACAGGAAGAAGCTGTTCAAATGTTTATATATGAAAATAATAGAGGTAAAAGACCAACTAATTTAGATATACTTAAATCATTATTTATGCATACAATATATTTAAATTCTGATAAAGTAGAAAAAGATATAAAAAAAATAACTAATCAATTTAAAGAGATTTTTACTAATATAGCAAAAATAGAAGATATTTTGAGTGAAGATAATTTTCTTGAAGTTACTATTAAAACTTTTTTTAATGATTTGAAATATAGAGGCATAGATGATATAAGCAAATATTTAGAAGAAAATAATAATGATAATATTCCAAATAAAATTATAAGTTTGAGAGATGATGAAAATACTCAAAAGTATAATATTGGCAACAAAATTGATTTTATAAATGATTTTGTAGAAGAATTAGTTAATAATGGGAAATATTTATCAAATTTTAAAGATGATAGTAAGTTTTTTTATATACATTCTATAATATCATTAGGAATTAGTGTTGATATATATCCTTTTATTGTGTTTTTATACAAAGAAAATATTGATAAAGAAAGCAAAAAGAATTTCATTGAAATATTAGAAAATTTGTTGATTAGAAATAGAGTTATTACAACAAGAAAAAGATTATCTATAGAGTTAAATAAGAGATATTGGAGTTTATTAGATGATAGCTATAATTTTATAGAAGATATTAATAAACAGTTTGAAACTGCAGATTTTACTTGGAGTAATAATGAACTTATAAAATTTCTTGATGCTGAAATATATCATCATCCTACAGCTAAATTTTTATTATGGAAATATGAAAACTACTTATTAAAGAAAGATAATATAAGATACGACGATAAAAGAATGAAAAAAATTACTTTAGAACATATTTTACCTATTGAAAAACCAAATATTGAAAACCATTATTATGGATATTATGATGGCAGAAAGCATTTTAAAAGTGTATATGAATATGAAACAAATGAATTATATATGTTACAAAGATGTTTAGGTAATTATTTACTTTTGAAAGAGGGTATTAATAAAGCTGCTAGTAATAGTGATTTCAAAACAAAATTAGAATATTATAATAATCAAAATGATAATATTAAATTAGAGCAGCAAAAAGAAATTATTGATAACTATTTTAATAAAAAAACTAATGAATTAAAATCTAATTGGGATAAAAATGCCATAGAAAAAAGGAGAGATAAAATTATAAAAGCTATAAAAAAAATATATAAAATAAAATAG
- a CDS encoding DUF3298 and DUF4163 domain-containing protein: MKTNFKVIILSLLLVVSCSNSNNNKKSNNIQANIDIPLTENEKLYNYEVVYFMSDSGEYVSSALTYNTNNLGTIVYTDSNQNSVTFNVERIGELDEGSISAVSYDDKTLDGNIPNILYPFDAKIDGKEIIFNSVKSSVTGARIIEYTYTNISPNRDNIFEYKNSIFVLNNENNSETINKINMDINKEFSITDAASFNDLESLLKKENIISNKMNTYYDEWVNSDYIANTSEDLSQYCINYLSEKFISINRFIYEYTGGAHGTYATVYSVYSLENGNKLKIEDLITDLKNTDLLNLIKDKLLKIDGRDKRSYFDLNELSLENNNFYITQNGLVFTWGIYEIGPYSIGETRVLIPTEEIKPYLKDEYKTIFE, from the coding sequence ATGAAAACAAATTTTAAAGTTATAATTTTAAGTTTATTGTTAGTAGTTTCATGCAGCAATTCAAATAATAATAAGAAATCAAATAATATACAAGCAAATATTGATATTCCTTTAACTGAAAATGAAAAATTATACAATTATGAAGTAGTATATTTTATGTCAGATAGTGGAGAGTATGTGAGCTCTGCTTTAACATATAATACAAATAATTTAGGTACAATTGTTTATACAGACTCTAATCAAAATTCAGTAACATTCAATGTAGAAAGAATAGGCGAACTTGATGAAGGAAGCATATCAGCAGTTTCTTATGATGACAAGACTTTAGACGGAAATATTCCAAATATATTATATCCTTTTGATGCTAAAATAGATGGTAAAGAAATAATTTTTAACTCAGTTAAAAGTTCTGTAACAGGAGCAAGAATAATTGAATATACATACACAAATATTTCACCTAATAGAGATAATATATTTGAATATAAAAATTCTATATTTGTATTGAACAATGAAAATAATTCAGAAACTATAAATAAAATCAATATGGATATAAATAAAGAGTTTTCTATAACTGATGCAGCTTCTTTTAATGATTTAGAATCATTATTAAAAAAAGAAAATATAATAAGCAATAAAATGAATACCTATTATGATGAATGGGTAAACTCTGATTATATAGCCAACACATCAGAAGATTTAAGTCAATACTGCATAAATTATTTAAGCGAAAAATTTATTTCAATAAACAGATTTATATATGAGTACACAGGAGGTGCACATGGAACCTATGCTACAGTATACAGTGTTTATTCATTAGAAAACGGAAATAAATTAAAAATAGAAGATTTAATAACAGACTTAAAAAATACTGACTTACTTAATTTAATAAAAGACAAACTATTAAAAATAGATGGAAGAGATAAGAGATCTTATTTTGATTTGAATGAACTTTCATTAGAAAACAATAATTTTTATATTACACAAAATGGTTTAGTATTTACTTGGGGAATATACGAAATTGGACCTTATTCTATTGGAGAGACTAGAGTATTAATACCAACAGAAGAAATAAAGCCTTATTTAAAAGACGAGTACAAAACTATATTTGAATAA